The Streptomyces phaeolivaceus genome has a window encoding:
- a CDS encoding EI24 domain-containing protein, translated as MRDLGVGFQYLVQGQRWVARHGKQYGFGLIPGLITLVLYIAALVALATWGPDFVTWATPFADDWSSPWPGLFRGLLTVVLFALALALAVITFTAVTLLIGQPFYENLSEKVDRDVSPDGTAPESDLPLWRELWISARDSLRVLARALVWAVLLFALGFVPFIGQTVVPVIGFFVTGFFLTEELTAVALQRRGVQLRDRLALLRSRKTLIWGFGTPLGLAFLVPFVAVFLMPGAVAGATLMARDLLGEETTGEDERDQVPHGHPNPMFRKPEVGA; from the coding sequence ATGCGCGATCTAGGGGTGGGTTTCCAGTACCTCGTCCAGGGCCAACGATGGGTGGCCAGGCACGGGAAGCAGTACGGCTTCGGCCTGATCCCGGGGCTGATCACACTCGTCCTCTACATAGCCGCCCTCGTGGCCCTGGCCACCTGGGGCCCGGACTTCGTCACCTGGGCCACCCCCTTCGCGGACGACTGGTCCAGCCCCTGGCCCGGCCTCTTCCGCGGCCTGCTCACCGTCGTGCTGTTCGCCCTCGCCCTGGCGCTGGCCGTCATCACCTTCACCGCCGTGACGCTCCTCATCGGCCAGCCCTTCTACGAGAACCTCTCGGAGAAGGTCGACCGGGACGTCTCCCCGGACGGCACCGCACCCGAGTCCGACCTGCCGCTGTGGCGGGAGCTGTGGATCTCGGCCCGGGACAGCCTCCGCGTCCTCGCGCGGGCGCTCGTGTGGGCCGTGCTGCTCTTCGCCCTCGGCTTCGTCCCGTTCATCGGCCAGACCGTCGTCCCCGTGATCGGCTTCTTCGTGACCGGCTTCTTCCTCACCGAGGAACTGACCGCCGTCGCCCTCCAGCGCCGTGGCGTCCAACTCCGCGACCGCCTCGCCCTCCTCCGTTCCCGCAAGACGCTGATCTGGGGCTTCGGCACCCCGCTGGGCCTCGCGTTCCTGGTGCCGTTCGTCGCCGTCTTCCTGATGCCGGGCGCGGTCGCGGGCGCCACCCTCATGGCCCGCGATCTGCTGGGCGAGGAGACGACCGGCGAGGACGAGCGCGACCAGGTCCCCCACGGCCACCCGAACCCCATGTTCCGCAAGCCCGAGGTCGGCGC
- a CDS encoding GDSL-type esterase/lipase family protein — MPETPHPSPSPLTTTPLTADLLRGALELEHTEHGVLPHRLPARARAQCTDPQLAMVESQPSGVRLVFRTRATTVELDALRTKRTYVGAPPRPDGLYDLLVDGRLTAQAGVPDGNTLTIDMTEGTTEHRPGPPGTVAFTDLPGGLKTVEIWLPHNETTELVALRTDAPVEPVPDSGRKVWLHHGSSISHGSDAASPTAIWPAHAASLAGVELINLGLGGSALLDPFTARAMRDTPADLISVKIGINLVNHDVMRLRAFTSAVHGFLDTIRDGHPTTPLLVVSPILCPLHEDTPGPSAPDFTDLAEGRIRFRAMGDPDDPTPGRLTLRLIRDELADIVTRRAPEDPHLHYLDGLTLYGEQDTPTHPLPDDLHPDAQTHRLIGTRFAEQIFTAKGPFAP, encoded by the coding sequence ATGCCCGAGACCCCCCACCCGAGCCCGAGCCCCCTCACCACCACCCCCCTCACCGCCGATCTCCTGCGCGGCGCCCTGGAGTTGGAGCACACCGAGCACGGCGTACTGCCGCACCGGCTGCCCGCCCGCGCCCGCGCCCAGTGCACCGACCCGCAGCTGGCCATGGTCGAGTCCCAGCCCTCCGGCGTACGCCTGGTCTTCCGCACCCGCGCCACCACCGTCGAACTCGACGCCCTGCGCACCAAACGGACGTACGTGGGCGCCCCGCCCCGCCCGGACGGCCTCTACGACCTCCTGGTCGACGGCCGACTGACCGCCCAGGCCGGCGTGCCGGACGGCAACACCCTCACCATCGACATGACCGAGGGGACGACGGAGCACCGGCCGGGCCCGCCCGGCACCGTGGCCTTCACGGACCTCCCCGGCGGCCTCAAGACCGTCGAGATCTGGCTCCCGCACAACGAGACCACCGAACTCGTCGCCCTGCGCACCGACGCCCCCGTCGAGCCCGTCCCCGACTCCGGCCGCAAGGTCTGGCTGCACCACGGCAGTTCCATCAGCCACGGCTCCGACGCCGCGAGCCCCACCGCCATCTGGCCCGCCCACGCGGCCTCCCTGGCCGGCGTCGAACTCATCAACCTCGGCCTCGGCGGCAGCGCCCTCCTCGACCCCTTCACCGCCCGCGCGATGCGGGACACCCCCGCCGACCTGATCAGCGTCAAGATCGGCATCAACCTCGTCAACCACGACGTGATGCGGCTGCGCGCCTTCACCTCGGCCGTCCACGGCTTCCTCGACACGATCCGCGACGGACACCCCACCACTCCACTGCTCGTCGTCTCCCCGATCCTCTGCCCCCTCCACGAGGACACCCCCGGCCCCAGCGCCCCCGACTTCACCGACCTCGCCGAGGGCCGTATCCGCTTCCGCGCCATGGGCGACCCGGACGACCCCACCCCCGGCCGACTCACCCTCCGCCTCATCCGCGACGAACTCGCGGACATCGTGACCCGCCGCGCCCCCGAGGACCCCCACCTCCACTACCTGGACGGCCTCACCCTCTACGGCGAGCAGGACACCCCCACCCATCCCCTCCCGGACGACCTCCACCCGGACGCGCAGACCCACCGCCTCATCGGCACCCGGTTCGCCGAGCAGATCTTCACGGCCAAGGGCCCCTTCGCGCCCTGA
- a CDS encoding TetR/AcrR family transcriptional regulator: protein MARAGLSPERLVRAGAELADEIGFDEVTVSELARRFEVKVASLYSHVRNSQDLKTRIALLALEELADRGATALAGRAGKDALAALGNVYRDYARAHPGRYAAAQLRLDPEAAAASAGARHSQMTRAILRGYDLTEPDQTHAVRLLGSVFHGYVSTEASGGFSHSAPDSQQSWDRILDALDSLLRNWPTDPPG, encoded by the coding sequence ATGGCGCGCGCAGGCCTCAGCCCCGAACGTCTTGTCCGGGCGGGTGCCGAGCTGGCCGATGAGATCGGCTTCGACGAGGTGACCGTCTCCGAGCTTGCCCGGCGCTTCGAGGTGAAGGTCGCGAGTCTGTACTCGCATGTGCGCAACTCCCAGGACCTCAAGACCCGCATCGCCCTGCTGGCCCTGGAGGAACTCGCCGACCGGGGTGCCACCGCGCTCGCCGGCCGGGCCGGGAAGGACGCGCTCGCGGCGCTCGGGAACGTGTACCGCGACTACGCCCGCGCACACCCCGGCCGGTACGCGGCGGCCCAGTTGAGACTGGACCCGGAGGCCGCGGCGGCGAGCGCGGGCGCCCGGCACTCACAGATGACCAGGGCGATCCTGCGCGGCTACGACCTCACCGAGCCGGACCAGACCCACGCGGTCCGGCTCCTCGGCAGCGTCTTCCACGGCTACGTCAGCACGGAGGCGTCCGGCGGCTTCAGCCACAGCGCCCCCGACTCGCAGCAGAGCTGGGACCGGATCCTGGACGCCCTCGACTCCCTGCTGCGCAACTGGCCGACCGATCCCCCTGGTTGA